The DNA sequence CACGCTGGCCGCCCTGTTCCGCACGGGATCGCGGGTGGCCGCGGCCAAGGCGCTCAACATCCACCGGCAGACGATGTACCAACGCCTCAGCCGGATCGAGACGATCATGGGGCGGCCGCTCGGCGACGGCGCCGGATCGAGCGGTGCGCTTCTGGTGGCGGTGGAGTTGGCCGCGGTGCGTGACCGGCTCGGTCGCCGCTGAGGCCCCTGCTCGGGGCCGGGGCGTGTGGGTGCTCGGGCTCAGCGTCCGAGGGCCGCTTCGCCGCGCAGCGTCATGACGATGCTGGTGACCGTCGCCGCCACCTTGCCGTCCGCGCGCAGCACATCGCAGGTGTAGTGGGTGACCGTCCGGCCGTGATGGGTGCGGGACGCGTTCGCCACCAGGGTGTCGGCCCAGACGGGCCGCAGGAAGGTGGCGCGGAGGTCGATGCTGGTGAACGTCTCCCCCTCGTGCATCAGCGTCGAGTGCGCGGTGCCGATCGCCGCGTCGGCGAGTTCGACGAGGAAGCCTCCGTGCACCGTGCCCTGTTGATTGCCGTGCCGCGCGGGATCCGTGTCCACCGCAACGGATGCGGAACCCGGTCCCACCGAACGAATCTCGAAACCGAGCAGCTCCGAGATGGCGGTCGGATACCGCATGTGGATGGCGCCGTTCACAGCGAGGTCGCCGGTCAGCCGGCGCCGCAGATAGTCCAGTACCGGCAGGGTGGCGTGGTCCGACATCGTGTCCTTCCGACGATCCGACGGGTGACGGCTCGACACTAGGAACCCTGCGATAGTGCAATCAAGAAATTGTCCTAGGGTCCTAGGCACATTGGGGTAAGCGTTGAAGGTGCACCGTCACGCCGCCGTCGCCGATGCGATCGCCGAGCGGATCCGTTCCGGCGCGCTGCCCGCGGGGACGCGTCTGCCCACCCACCGCGCCCTGGCCGC is a window from the Mycolicibacterium litorale genome containing:
- a CDS encoding PaaI family thioesterase, which produces MRYPTAISELLGFEIRSVGPGSASVAVDTDPARHGNQQGTVHGGFLVELADAAIGTAHSTLMHEGETFTSIDLRATFLRPVWADTLVANASRTHHGRTVTHYTCDVLRADGKVAATVTSIVMTLRGEAALGR